Genomic DNA from Vibrio tubiashii ATCC 19109:
ATCGTCAATACAGCGACATGGTTATATATCTTGTGTTCGATAGGATTAACTGATTGCTGTGACATAATCTCTTTCCTTAGAGTATTTCTGAGCCTTCGCTAAGAAGACGTCTTGCAACAATAACGCGCATGATCTCGTTAGTGCCTTCCAAAATCTGATGAACTCTTACATCCCTAAAATGACGCTCTAATGGGTACTCTTTGATATAACCATAGCCTCCGTAGAGCTGAAGTGCCTGATCACAAACCTTAAAGCCCACATCAGTGGCAAAACGTTTCGCCATCGCGCAGTATGTTGTTGCTTCAGGATCACCATTATCGAGTTTGCTTGCCGCTAATCGCACCAATTGTCGAGCGGCGACTAGCTCAGTCGCCATGTCCGCGAGTTTAAATTGCAGTGCCTGAAAACTGCCGATCGTTTTGCCGAACTGTTTGCGCTCATTGACGTATTGGATTGCCTGATTAAGCGCTTGTTGGGCAGTGCCAACAGAACAGGTTGCGATGTTTATTCGCCCGCCATCAAGCCCTTTCATGGCAAAGATAAAACCTTGCCCTTTTTCACCCAATAAGTAGTCTTTCGGGATAACAACGTTCTCAAACGTAATGCTGCGTGTTGGTTGTGAGTTCCAGCCCATCTTGGGTTCTTTTCGCCCATAGCTAATACCTTCGATATTGGCAGGCACCACAAATGCAGAGACACCTTTTGCGCCTTCACTGCCTGTTCTCGCCATAACCACCAGCACGTCGGTTTCACCCGCGCCAGATATGAATACTTTGGCTCCGTTGATGACATAGCCATCTTCAGTGAGTTTGGCGCTTGTGGTCAGAGAGGCGGCATCTGATCCAGCGTTTGGCTCCGTTAAGCAGTAAGAGCCTAGCAACTCGCCTGTTATCAGCTTAGGGCATATCTCTTGTTTTACTTTGTCACTGGCAAAGCTTCCTACCATCCATGTCACCATATTATGGATAGTCATAAACGCCGTGGTCGACGTACAGCCCATAGCAAGCTGCTCAAAAATGATCGAAGCATCTAATCGGCTCAATCCTAAGCCGCCTTGTTCTTCAGGTGTATAAAGACTAAGAAAGCCAAGCTCCCCGGCTTCTCTCAGCACCTCTTTAGGGAAGATTTGCTGCTCGTCCCACTCTGCTGCGTTGAGCGCTAACTTTTCTCTTGCAAACTGCATTGCGGTGTCGGCAAACGCTCTTTGATCTTCATTGAGTTCGAAGTCCATATCTCCCCCTTTATCGAAGCTGAATCGTCATGTTCGGCCCTGATGGAATATCATCATCAAACCAACGCGCTGTGACGGTTTTGGTTTCCGTGTAGAAGCGCACTGCTTGCTTACCATAGGCGTGAAGATCGCCATAGAAGCTGCCTCGCCAACCGGTAAATGAGAAGAAAGGCAACGGCACTGGAATCGGCACATTGATCCCAACTTGGCCCACCAGAATCTCATGTTGGTATTTTCTCGCAGCGGCGCCGTTGGCAGTAAATATTGATGTGCCATTACCATATGGGTTGTTGTTTATCAGCTCGATTGCCTCTTCCAGCGTATCGACTTCTAAACACACCAACACAGGGCCGAATATCTCTTGTTGATAAATGGACATATCGGTCGTCACGCCACTAAACAGCGTTGGAGCGAGCCAGTTCCCATCAGGTAAACCTTCAACAACGCAATTTGTGCCATCCAATTCGCATTTAGCCCCTTGTGCCTTACCTTCCTCAATGAGGCTCGTAACACGCTGCTTCGCTTGCTGACTAATTAAGGGACCATACCCTGCTTGTTCGTCGTTCCAAGCGCCGGGTTTAACCTTCGCCATTTCAGTAGCAAGGTCACTGATCCACTCTTTAGAGCTGCCGACAAAAACCGCGACAGAAATGGCCATGCAACGCTGCCCCGCAGCCCCCACCGAGGAACCTACTAAGTTGTTAATGACCTGAGCTTTGTTTGCATCTGGCATCACAACCATATGGTTTTTAGCCCCAGCAAACGCCTGAACACGCTTATTGTTAGCTGTGCCCGTATGGTAAATGTATTGAGCAACATTCACCGAACCAACAAATGAGACGGCCTTGATGACAGGGTGTTCAAGCAGATAGTCCACCTGCTCTTTACCACCATGAATAATTTGTAGAACGCCTTTTGGTGCGCCCGCTTGTTCAAACAATTGTGCCAAACGCATTGCCGTCAAAGGAACTTGCTCGGATGGCTTGAGAACAAAGGTATTTCCCGCTGCAATGGCGAGCGGAAACATCCACAACGGAATCATCGCCGGGAAATTAAAAGGCGTGATACCACAACACACACCTAGAGGCTGAATCAGTGAATAGGAGTCGATATCGGTTGCTACGTTCTCAACCGTTTCTCCCATCATGTTGCTGGCGATATTTCCGGCCTGTTCAACCACCTCTATCCCTCGCCAGATATCCCCTTTGGCATCAACCGTGGTTTTGCCTGTCTCTTTCGATAAAATTTCAGCAATTTCATCATGGTGCTCTTTCAACAAATGTTGATATCTCAGCATGACCCTAGCACGCTCCGACACCGCCACATTCTTCCATTGATGAAAGACGGTTTCAGCGTTAACAATAGCGCACTCCATTTCATCTTCGGTAGCACACGGAAGCTTTGCAATTACTTCGTTGGTTGCTGGGTTAGTCACGTCGATCCACTGACTAGATTGAGATTGGCAAAACTCACCGCCGACGAACAAAGAGACTGTCTGTGTCATTGTGTTTTCCTTTCCGTATTTTTGCTCTTAAACTGGAATCTCGATGGCAATTGCTGTTGCTTCACCACCACCAATACAAATTGCCGCGACCCCTTTCATGGGTTTACGCTTGGTTGCATCCCCATCAACACCGTACGCCTGAAGTTGTCTGAGGCTATATATCAAAGTCGTCAAAATTCTCGCGCCGCTCGCACCGATCGGGTGCCCCAATGCGCATGCTCCGCCTTTAATGTTGACTTTGCTACTATCAAGCTGAAGCTCTTTCACCGCGATTTGTGTAACGACAGCAAAGGCTTCATTGATTTCCCACAAATCCACGTCTTCAACCTCCCAATCTAAGGACGAGAGTAATTGTTCAATCGCGTAGACAGGCGCAACTGTAAACTCCGAAGGCTTTCGCGCGTGTGTGGAATGCGCTTTGATGATCGCGAGAGGTTTCATTTCAAGACGACTCGCCTTTTCAGATTCCATCAAGATCAACGCAGCAGCGCCGTCAGATATCGCACTAGAGTTGGCTGCGGTGATTGAACCCTCTTTGGCAAAAGCAGGCTTTAGCTTGGGGATTTTATTGGCGTCGATAGAACGTGGCTGCTCGTCATAGTTGAGCGTCTCGCCGCTTTTGAGTGAAATAGACACCAGCTCATCACCAAACATATTCTGTTTATCCGCTGCGAGAGCTCGATGAACAGATTGTGTTGCCCATTCATCCATTTGCTCACGTGTGAACTCCAGTTGATCGGCAATTTGTTGGCCATAAACACCCATAAGTTCGCCCTCGTAGGCGTCTTGCAGTCCATCTAAGAACATGTGGTCATAGGTGGTTTTATGCCCCATTCGCATGCCGCTGCGAGATTCTTTCATTAGGTAAGGGGCGTTTGTCATGCTCTCCATACCACCAGCAACCGCACATTGAATCGAGCCCAATTTGATTAAGTCATATGCCAACATCACCGATTTCATTCCTGAGCCACAAACTTTGTTTACTGTGGTGCAAGGGGTACTTTGCTCAAGGCCACCGCCCAAAGCCGCTTGTCTGGCAGGCGCTTGACCACACCCTGCAGGCAGCACGCACCCCATATAGACTTCATCCACTTCATAGGGTGATAGTTGAGCCTGTTCAAGCGCACCTTGTATCGCTAGTGCGCCTAGCTGTGGTGAAGAGTAATCAGCCAACAAACCTTGAAACTTTCCCATGGGAGTCCGTTTCGCTGACACTATCCAAATCTCTTTTTGCTCCATTGCGCCGCCCTCTCTGACGTAGCTCTGTTACTCATTGGTGAGTGTTTGTCTTGATGACCAATCTAATTACCGCTCTATCTCTCTACTAAATTGGCCTAACTTAATTTCTTGACGTTTACGTAAGCATAGCACTAACATTTACGTAAACGTAAAGAAACAAAATAAACTAATTTGCAAACTATTTGATTCAACAATTTCAGAATCAGCCATCAAGCCAAGAATTTAGATAACTAGGAATAGAGTCTCAGTGGAAAAATATAAGATTAGCGATCTCGCCAAAGAATTCGACATAACGACACGCAGCATCCGTTTTTACGAAGATGAGGGGCTCATTCAGCCCGAACGTAAAGGCAGTATGCGCGTCTACAACAGACGAGATAGAACCAGACTAAAGTTAATTCTACGCGGTAAGCGGCTAGGTTTTTCTTTGGCAGAGATTCGTGAGCTATTTGAACTTTATGATACTCATCAAGGTGATACTCAGTTAACTGAAATGCTGAAAATCATTGATGAAAAAGAAGCGGTGCTGATGCGCCAACTCGATGACATTAACAATATGCTGAGTGATCTAAACCTTGCTCGCGAGCGATGTGAACAGGCATTAGAGGCGAGTCAAACCAGCTAGATAAGCACAAACGTCTTCGAGCTTTTTGAAACAGTGTTTTTAAAACAGTAGTTTTGGAAATGATAATTATGGAAACGGTGATTTTGGAAACGATACGCTAAAAACCGTTCGCTTGGAGGCGTTATGCTATCACAATACATCCCTCTTAATTTTGGGTTAGATGAATCCATCAATCTTCTACGTGAACATGTGTGTGGATTCGCCCAACAACACATAGCGCCTCTCGCAGCAGAGATAGATCGCTCCAATAGTTTCCCTAATCAGCTGTGGCCCGAGCTAGGTAGTATGGGTTTACTGGGTGTGACCGTCAGTGAGCAGTACGGTGGCGCAGAAATGGGCTACCTTGCTCATGTCATTGCGATGGAAGAGATCAGTCGCGCCTCTGCTTCTGTCGCTCTGAGTTATGGGGCTCACTCAAACTTATGCGTTAACCAGATATTTCGTAATGGCAACGAGGCTCAACGTACTCAATACCTGCCTAAGCTTATCGAAGGGACTCATATCGGAGCTCTGGCAATGAGTGAACCCAATGCTGGCTCAGACGTGGTGAGCATGCAGCTTAAAGCCGAGTTAAAAGGCGATCATTATCTACTTAATGGCTCAAAAATGTGGATTACTAACGGCCCTGATGCAGATGTTTTGGTGGTTTACGCCAAAACCGAACCTGACAAAGGCTCACATGGCATTACAGCGTTCATAGTCGAGAAAACCTTTCACGGATTTAGCCATGCACAAAAGCTCGATAAGTTAGGCATGCGTGGCTCAAATACCTGCGAGCTAGTATTTGAAAACTGCAAGGTGCCCGTAGAGAACGTCTTGGGCGAAGTTAATCATGGCGTGAGAGTGTTAATGAGTGGGCTTGACTACGAAAGGGTTGTGCTCGCCGCTGGGCCACTTGGTATCATGCAAGCCTGTTTAGATCTTGTCATACCTTATATCCACGACCGAAAACAGTTCGGTCAATCGATCGGTGAGTTCCAACTGGTTCAAGCTAAAGTCGCAGACATGTACACGCGAACCAATGCAGCGCGCGCCTACTTATATGCAGTCGCTGGAGCCTGCGATAGAGGTCATGCAAGCCGAAAAGATGCCGCCGGTGTGATCCTCTATTGTGCTGAACTCGCTACCCAAATCGCCCTCGATGCCATCCAACTCCTAGGTGGAAATGGCTATATCAATGAGTTCCCAGCAGGGCGTCTACTACGAGACGCAAAACTGTATGAGATTGGAGCTGGCACGTCTGAAATCCGCCGAATGCTCATTGGTCGCGAACTATTCGAAGAAACTCGTTAATGAGGTCACCATGCCAGCGATAAAAACGAAAATTAAAAAAGATGCTCAGCTCTATGCGGAAAACTTCGCCGCAATGGAGTCACTCGTAACAAAGCTGCATGCTGATATCGACACAATCAAGCTTGGCGGTGGGGAAAAGGCGCTCGAACATCAACGCCGAAAAGGTAAGCTTCCCGTTCGTGAACGTATCGCAATGTTGCTTGATGAAAACAGTCCTTTTCTGGAGGTTGGTCAGTTCGCTGCC
This window encodes:
- a CDS encoding MerR family transcriptional regulator, coding for MEKYKISDLAKEFDITTRSIRFYEDEGLIQPERKGSMRVYNRRDRTRLKLILRGKRLGFSLAEIRELFELYDTHQGDTQLTEMLKIIDEKEAVLMRQLDDINNMLSDLNLARERCEQALEASQTS
- a CDS encoding thiolase family protein; translation: MEQKEIWIVSAKRTPMGKFQGLLADYSSPQLGALAIQGALEQAQLSPYEVDEVYMGCVLPAGCGQAPARQAALGGGLEQSTPCTTVNKVCGSGMKSVMLAYDLIKLGSIQCAVAGGMESMTNAPYLMKESRSGMRMGHKTTYDHMFLDGLQDAYEGELMGVYGQQIADQLEFTREQMDEWATQSVHRALAADKQNMFGDELVSISLKSGETLNYDEQPRSIDANKIPKLKPAFAKEGSITAANSSAISDGAAALILMESEKASRLEMKPLAIIKAHSTHARKPSEFTVAPVYAIEQLLSSLDWEVEDVDLWEINEAFAVVTQIAVKELQLDSSKVNIKGGACALGHPIGASGARILTTLIYSLRQLQAYGVDGDATKRKPMKGVAAICIGGGEATAIAIEIPV
- a CDS encoding CoA-acylating methylmalonate-semialdehyde dehydrogenase; the protein is MTQTVSLFVGGEFCQSQSSQWIDVTNPATNEVIAKLPCATEDEMECAIVNAETVFHQWKNVAVSERARVMLRYQHLLKEHHDEIAEILSKETGKTTVDAKGDIWRGIEVVEQAGNIASNMMGETVENVATDIDSYSLIQPLGVCCGITPFNFPAMIPLWMFPLAIAAGNTFVLKPSEQVPLTAMRLAQLFEQAGAPKGVLQIIHGGKEQVDYLLEHPVIKAVSFVGSVNVAQYIYHTGTANNKRVQAFAGAKNHMVVMPDANKAQVINNLVGSSVGAAGQRCMAISVAVFVGSSKEWISDLATEMAKVKPGAWNDEQAGYGPLISQQAKQRVTSLIEEGKAQGAKCELDGTNCVVEGLPDGNWLAPTLFSGVTTDMSIYQQEIFGPVLVCLEVDTLEEAIELINNNPYGNGTSIFTANGAAARKYQHEILVGQVGINVPIPVPLPFFSFTGWRGSFYGDLHAYGKQAVRFYTETKTVTARWFDDDIPSGPNMTIQLR
- a CDS encoding acyl-CoA dehydrogenase family protein; translated protein: MDFELNEDQRAFADTAMQFAREKLALNAAEWDEQQIFPKEVLREAGELGFLSLYTPEEQGGLGLSRLDASIIFEQLAMGCTSTTAFMTIHNMVTWMVGSFASDKVKQEICPKLITGELLGSYCLTEPNAGSDAASLTTSAKLTEDGYVINGAKVFISGAGETDVLVVMARTGSEGAKGVSAFVVPANIEGISYGRKEPKMGWNSQPTRSITFENVVIPKDYLLGEKGQGFIFAMKGLDGGRINIATCSVGTAQQALNQAIQYVNERKQFGKTIGSFQALQFKLADMATELVAARQLVRLAASKLDNGDPEATTYCAMAKRFATDVGFKVCDQALQLYGGYGYIKEYPLERHFRDVRVHQILEGTNEIMRVIVARRLLSEGSEIL
- a CDS encoding isovaleryl-CoA dehydrogenase, translating into MLSQYIPLNFGLDESINLLREHVCGFAQQHIAPLAAEIDRSNSFPNQLWPELGSMGLLGVTVSEQYGGAEMGYLAHVIAMEEISRASASVALSYGAHSNLCVNQIFRNGNEAQRTQYLPKLIEGTHIGALAMSEPNAGSDVVSMQLKAELKGDHYLLNGSKMWITNGPDADVLVVYAKTEPDKGSHGITAFIVEKTFHGFSHAQKLDKLGMRGSNTCELVFENCKVPVENVLGEVNHGVRVLMSGLDYERVVLAAGPLGIMQACLDLVIPYIHDRKQFGQSIGEFQLVQAKVADMYTRTNAARAYLYAVAGACDRGHASRKDAAGVILYCAELATQIALDAIQLLGGNGYINEFPAGRLLRDAKLYEIGAGTSEIRRMLIGRELFEETR